From Homalodisca vitripennis isolate AUS2020 chromosome 1, UT_GWSS_2.1, whole genome shotgun sequence, the proteins below share one genomic window:
- the LOC124360385 gene encoding trifunctional enzyme subunit beta, mitochondrial-like, which produces MSTFLLKSLGSVNRGVLATNSKCGLGVQCLSTTGVLNSPRKTVPDRTGKNIVFVDGVRTPFLLSGTDYANLMPHELARHSLLGLLKKTGVPKEVVDYIVYGTVIQEVKTSNIAREAALCAGFSDRTPAHTVTMACISSNQGITTGVGLIAAGVYDVIVAGGVEFMSDIPIRHSRKMRSLLLRANKAKTPLQKLQLLGSIRPDYLVPELPAVAEFSSGETMGHSADRLAAAFKVTRQEQDEYALRSHTLAQQASDQGYFTDLLPYKVPNSDKVVTKDNGIRVSTPEQLAKLKPAFIKPHGTVTAANASFLTDGASACLITTEAKAKELGLTPKAYLKDFIYVSQDPKDQLLLGPAYATPKVLAKSGLDLKDIDVWEFHEAFAGQILANLRAMDSDWFAQKYMGLNAKVGVPDLKKFNAWGGSLSIGHPFAATG; this is translated from the exons GTCTTGGAGTTCAATGTTTATCAACTACTGGAGTGCTGAATAGTCCTCGTAAAACAGTACCCGATCGAACTGGCAAGAACATAGTGTTTGTTGATGGTGTCCGCACACCATTCTTACTATCAGGCACCGATTATGCGAACTTAATGCCACATGAATTAGCAAGGCATTCATTGCT TGGATTGTTGAAGAAAACAGGAGTTCCAAAGGAAGTTGTGGATTACATTGTTTATGGGACAGTAATTCAAGAGGTGAAGACTAGTAACATTGCCAGAGAGGCTGCTCTCTGTGCTGGGTTTTCTGACAGGACACCAGCTCACACTGTTACTATGGCTTGCATTTCAAGCAATCAAGGCATCACCACAG GTGTTGGTCTAATTGCTGCTGGAGTGTATGATGTGATTGTTGCTGGTGGCGTGGAATTCATGTCAGACATTCCTATCCGCCACTCTCGCAAAATGAGATCTCTGTTGTTAAGAGCAAATAAAGCAAAAACACCTCTGCAGAAACTTCAACTTCTTGGGAGTATTAGGCCGGACTACTTGGTACCTGAA CTGCCGGCAGTAGCAGAGTTCTCGTCAGGAGAGACAATGGGCCACTCTGCAGACAGGTTGGCTGCAGCATTCAAGGTGACAAGGCAGGAGCAGGACGAGTACGCCCTCCGCTCTCACACACTTGCCCAGCAAGCTAGTGACCAGGGCTACTTCACCGACTTGCTGCCATACAAAG TACCAAATTCGGACAAAGTTGTGACAAAAGACAACGGGATCCGAGTGTCAACGCCAGAGCAGTTGGCCAAATTGAAGCCTGCATTCATTAAACCTCATGGCACAGTAACAGCAGCAAATGCCTCCTTCCTG ACTGATGGTGCATCTGCTTGCTTGATTACAACGGAGGCAAAAGCTAAAGAACTGGGCCTGACTCCTAAAGCTTACTTAAAAGATTTCATCTATGTTTCTCAAGATCCTAAAGATCAGCTTCTTTTAGG CCCTGCATATGCAACACCTAAAGTGCTGGCCAAGTCTGGATTAGATCTGAAGGATATTGATGTTTGGGAATTCCATGAAGCATTTGca GGGCAGATATTGGCTAACCTGAGAGCCATGGACTCTGACTGGTTTGCACAAAAGTATATGGGACTGAACGCGAAGGTGGGTGTTCCTGATCTGAAGAAGTTCAATGCCTGGGGAGGTTCATTGAGCATTGGGCACCCGTTTGCTGCTACTGGTTAG